From the Actinomycetota bacterium genome, one window contains:
- a CDS encoding pyridoxamine 5'-phosphate oxidase family protein, giving the protein MRTTVYLSRPLVARVATNGPTVRPVWFLWEDEAFWWLTGPWAHLNDLLEDDPRAVLVVDTCDLATGEVLQVTARGRIEIRPYDRARAIRKLRRYLGPDISAWDATFDPDAMAEAKFGRLAPTKLSARDLSFKPSADGRSG; this is encoded by the coding sequence CTGAGGACAACCGTTTATCTGTCACGCCCACTTGTCGCACGCGTGGCCACCAACGGTCCCACGGTGCGTCCGGTCTGGTTCCTGTGGGAAGACGAAGCCTTCTGGTGGTTGACCGGCCCGTGGGCGCATCTCAATGACCTCCTCGAGGACGATCCCCGAGCGGTGCTCGTAGTGGACACCTGCGACCTCGCGACCGGCGAGGTCCTGCAGGTCACCGCCCGAGGCCGGATCGAAATTCGCCCGTACGACCGTGCTCGAGCCATACGCAAGCTGCGCCGCTATCTCGGCCCGGACATCTCCGCGTGGGACGCCACGTTCGATCCAGACGCCATGGCCGAGGCCAAGTTCGGGCGACTCGCCCCGACCAAACTCAGCGCCCGTGACCTCTCGTTCAAGCCGAGCGCCGACGGCCGATCCGGCTGA
- a CDS encoding ISL3 family transposase — MRATTAFNRMLQIPGATVATVTFAPEGIVVELRRRFRRLTCPHCGWSTRASYDRTVRRWRHVDAGSAKLWLEAEIRRLSCKRCGKVVTEQVPWARHDARHSRDMQDVTAWLAQRADKESVRRLLRISWEAVRNAVSAVVAEQLDDSRLDNLFRIGVDEISYRKGHRYLTVVADHDRDGAVVWVGEGRDGASGKDAATLARFYEELGEERCRQLQAVSLDLGGAYAKATREHAPDAVQCADPFHVIALANKAIDETRRWAWNLHRQVGTTTTAKWVKRTRWALVKDPASWKAPQREVIAQLKRDRSLLYRAWLLKEALRDLYRLNEPDQAPVLLDRWLGWACRSRIPAFVKLSRTIRAERDRILAAVELGLSNSKLEGLNSKVRLINHRGYGRHTPAALIAMIYLCCGGITVQLPTET, encoded by the coding sequence GTGCGCGCCACGACCGCATTCAACCGCATGCTGCAGATCCCGGGAGCGACCGTCGCGACGGTCACGTTCGCGCCGGAGGGGATCGTGGTCGAGTTGCGTCGACGGTTCCGTCGGCTGACTTGTCCGCACTGCGGCTGGTCGACCCGCGCCAGCTACGACCGCACGGTGCGTCGGTGGCGGCACGTCGATGCGGGCAGCGCCAAGCTGTGGCTCGAGGCCGAGATCCGACGGCTGTCCTGCAAGCGGTGTGGCAAGGTAGTCACCGAACAGGTCCCCTGGGCCCGCCACGACGCCCGCCACTCCCGCGACATGCAGGACGTGACCGCGTGGCTGGCTCAGCGTGCCGACAAGGAGTCGGTCCGCCGGCTGCTGCGGATCTCGTGGGAAGCGGTCCGCAACGCCGTTTCGGCGGTGGTCGCCGAGCAGCTCGACGACTCCCGGCTGGACAACCTGTTCCGCATCGGTGTCGACGAGATCTCCTACCGCAAGGGCCACCGCTACCTGACGGTGGTGGCAGACCACGACCGCGACGGCGCGGTGGTGTGGGTCGGCGAGGGACGTGACGGCGCCTCTGGCAAGGACGCGGCCACCCTGGCCCGCTTCTACGAGGAACTCGGCGAAGAACGCTGCAGGCAACTGCAGGCCGTCTCGCTGGACCTGGGTGGCGCGTACGCCAAGGCCACCCGCGAGCACGCCCCCGACGCAGTGCAGTGCGCTGATCCTTTTCACGTGATCGCCCTGGCCAACAAGGCCATCGACGAGACCCGCCGGTGGGCGTGGAACCTACATCGTCAGGTTGGGACCACCACCACGGCGAAGTGGGTCAAGCGCACCCGGTGGGCGCTGGTGAAAGACCCCGCCAGCTGGAAGGCCCCCCAGCGCGAGGTCATCGCCCAGCTCAAGCGCGACCGGTCGCTGCTCTACCGCGCCTGGTTGCTCAAGGAAGCCCTCCGCGACCTGTACCGGCTCAACGAACCCGACCAGGCACCCGTCCTGCTCGACCGCTGGCTGGGCTGGGCGTGCCGATCGCGCATCCCCGCCTTCGTCAAGCTGTCTCGCACCATCCGCGCCGAGCGCGACCGGATCCTCGCCGCAGTCGAGCTCGGCCTCTCGAACTCGAAACTCGAGGGCCTGAACTCCAAGGTCCGCCTCATCAACCACCGCGGCTACGGCCGCCACACCCCCGCCGCCCTCATCGCCATGATCTACCTCTGCTGCGGCGGCATCACCGTCCAGCTACCCACGGAAACCTGA
- a CDS encoding BldC family transcriptional regulator: protein MQHRDEHNDELLTPAEVAKRFGVNPKTVTRWAQAGKLTAIRTLGGHRRYRASEVEALVKHSVEPRWDDERGGPQ, encoded by the coding sequence GTGCAACACCGAGATGAGCACAACGACGAACTGCTGACGCCCGCAGAGGTCGCCAAGCGGTTCGGGGTCAACCCCAAGACCGTCACCCGGTGGGCACAAGCGGGGAAGCTGACGGCCATCCGCACGCTGGGCGGTCACCGCCGTTACCGCGCGTCGGAGGTGGAGGCTCTCGTGAAGCACAGCGTTGAACCCCGCTGGGACGACGAACGCGGCGGGCCCCAGTAG
- a CDS encoding IS630 family transposase translates to LERTRPILPLRRGLPERQTHDYRRHGTTTLFAALEVATGKVIDACYPRHTNAEFLKFLRQVAKAYPRRQLHVIVDNYSAHKHQDVHQWLDKNPRIHLHFTPTYSSWMNLVEVFFAINTRQAIRPGSFRSVKDVTAAIRRFIDTWNDRCQPFAWTKTADEILDKANRQNTSVTDH, encoded by the coding sequence GTTGGAGCGCACCCGGCCGATCCTGCCGCTTCGTCGTGGCTTACCCGAGCGTCAGACCCACGACTACCGTCGGCACGGCACCACGACCCTGTTCGCCGCGCTGGAGGTCGCCACCGGCAAGGTCATCGACGCCTGCTACCCCCGTCACACCAACGCCGAGTTCTTGAAGTTCCTCCGCCAGGTCGCCAAGGCCTACCCGCGCCGGCAGCTGCACGTCATCGTCGACAACTACTCCGCGCACAAGCACCAAGACGTGCACCAGTGGCTCGACAAGAATCCGCGGATCCACCTGCACTTCACTCCGACGTACTCGTCATGGATGAACCTCGTCGAGGTGTTCTTCGCGATCAACACCCGCCAAGCGATCCGCCCCGGCAGCTTCCGGTCCGTCAAAGACGTCACCGCCGCCATACGACGGTTCATCGACACCTGGAACGACCGCTGCCAACCGTTCGCGTGGACCAAGACCGCCGACGAGATCCTCGACAAGGCCAACCGTCAAAACACGTCAGTTACGGACCACTAG